The stretch of DNA TTTCCCAACATCATTACATGCgtcccattttcaaaaatttcactttaaattagcTCTTTTAAAAGTTATCCACTCATCACAAAAACACCATTGGATTTTAAAAGAACTTATCTACAGGCTTTTAATCTTATAAATGAGAAAATTTGACCTATTTTAGAATGAATATCTGAATTCTTTTGGAAGAAGACTATCAGAGTTCGTTTATTGTATGAATCtggatattttaatttatttcttaataaatccCAATGACTCTTCATAAATTTTGCTGCCCTGAAAGTGCCAGAGGAGCCATTCAAGTATTAACTGAATGTAATAATGCCACAAAAAGCAAAGGATTGCCTctacaaatatttctttatttagtttagTAAAAAGCACCTTACTTTTcctctttacaaaattaaacattaCTTTAATAAGATGCAAAAAAACTGTAATGAAAAGTACTGTTATACAAAACTTATTTTGAATTATCCATAAGCTCAGTTCTATTCAACATTATTGGTTTCATAGGATGCTTTCTAGAATTGAATAAGAACAATATGccgacagagtggtgtagtggttagacgcTGGTCTCGTATGCCCAAAGGCGCACGTTTGATCCTGGCTCTCGTCGGTGTATTTTCTAAATGtagaaaatcgacagcgtccatgtcgtatgattatgctgCATGCAAAAGATCTCTCGAGTACTCTTTTGGCATGGAGtatctcttggcaaaattaaattcttaacgCTGTTTCGTATCAAACAGAGCCCAGGTGCCTCTATCTAGTGGGGAAACTGGACGTTGAAATGCTCGTGGTAATAGAATTCCACCGATAGTGTGCCGCGTAAAAGAGTGGTTGCTATGCTGTGGGATTGCATTATGTCTGCAAAAGGCACTGCCTCTACCGCactccattagaaagaaaaaataagaagaacAACATTTTTTCCTAGAGAGCTGCCATGCAAGAGTACTTTTATCTGCCTGAATTTTAAATGTGGACTCTTTTGCAAAGCATACAGCAAATTaatgaattataaattttaatatacttaaaaaaaagtcaaaaatgagtaaaaatacacGTAAGCCATTCAGTTACTTTGTTTCTGTCCTTAAATACTATGCTAATGATTTAGAACGCAGGAACTTCATTGTcccaatatatttctttttacaaaaaaaatcccCAGCCTTTTTTTCTCTGCCAGCTGTCTTTGGATCAAAATagcaagaaaaatgttttttaatgaattcaatTAGTcttgtagcacaccttttttttttcattttataaacaaattgtTTTCAATTATCTTGTCAGAACATGCTGTTGTAGTTCCTTTCCTATCACAAATCTCTTTTGTGTTTTGTAGGAACTGAATTTCTATAAAACAATTTGCTCATTGTATTGTAGAAATTCAATTTCTACTGATATCTTTGCTACTTTACTTTGGGAGTGATTTGTAAAAAACACAATTGTTTTTTTCTAGGATTTTTTCTGTGAAGAAAGATTTTTACATCAACCCATAATTATTaagcaataaaatgtaaattttccaTAAAAGGAAAGCGTCTTATCAATTAACTGTGTAGTCCCGGAACCACCTTGTGAGGCTTGAATTTGGAATTAGCAAAATTGTAGGGTTGGAACCTTGTAATTAAgtaatttgtaaattatattaattttagtACTGAAATCAAGAAGGGTTTCAGAGGggtttgactgaaaaaaaatacTCAATGAACATTATGTAATATGTTCTTAAGTATTACATTTTGCACTTGAATGGCTTTTTAGCttctaattttttataaaaaactaaCTTCAAAATTGTTCTGCCTTTTGCAAggaataaaattcattttaatggaGAATTTTTACTACTGTTtcaattagggtttccaatccctaAATTCAGTCCCGGGGTTTCttgattgtaaggagccaatcttgcaggaTCCCgggggattgactttattcttctaagtattaaatttttattgtcaaaCAGAAAAGATTGTGCATTTTGagaaggactgcttttgttgcTTGAATTAGTAGTTTCCTCGATTTCCTTACATCAATTGTAGAGAACTATGAAGTCGGTCCCAATTAATAATATCGTTTGGTACGCAAAAGTGTGCCCAAAAAAAGTCCAATACACCTTAACAAAGCATTGCTCGTATGTAATGGGAAAGTATTTtagctcaaaaaataatgctcttgATGAAAACGCGTGTTGTGGTTCCTTTCTCTATATATGgtgatattttctttattttatttccgaagcataattttctgaattttaaactttagagatggttttcaaaaatgtttttaatttttaagcattttctcaATTACTGAacgaatgaaaactgaaacctcgaatgagaaaaCCAATTCGCCctcagaaaaatatactgttTTTATAAGTGTTTCCTAAATGGTAAATTCAACCCACATCACATGatacaaagtttttcttgctcttcttgcagaaataTGTGGAAGGtaattcaaacttcagatgatgcttgtgaaaatagtcgttttatgagcggcaaaggttgaaaaatgtttgcatgaaaaaatttgCGGAATTCAAAATCCCGCAGGACTTTGCTCTCAATCCCGTGGGATTAATCCTGCTAAATATCATTTGGGATCCCGCAGAATTCAGAATTAGGATTTCGGGATTGAAAACCCAAGTTTCAATatataagacatttttattgcttcTTCCAATTAAATAATGCTTAAAATGGTAATGCTTTGCTGTTTACTTTAAAGTCATGTAACCTTAAAAGTTGTTGTTTTGACAGTGAAACAAATGTACAATTTGTTAAATTGGCCTTCTTTCATTTCAATgactttgcatttttaattataGCTACTTCTAACAACCAAAGAAACTTTGAAATGCAGAATCCACCACTGAGAGCACAAAGTCCTCCTCCTCCTCCACCGCCACCACTACCGCCATCTGCTTCATCATGTATGTCGCTTTCAAACATCGACAAAGGTTTTGTCCCTAACACCGAAGTCAACAGCATCCATTCACATAATCTGCTTAGATTCCAAGAAAATATTCCTTCCAACAATTCTGGCCAAATTCTCGCATTTAATAAACCAGTTAACTATGTCTTGCAGAGTGGACGGACTTGTGGTGTTGTTGCTTTGTCAATGGCCAGTCAGTTGATAAAGAATGTGGATCCAGACACAATTTATATGTCTGCCCTCATTCGGGGATTCAGTAAAGGTGGGGAATTATTTTCTGCTTACAATGTTGCAGTTTTAGCTGAAGATTTACTAAACTGTGATGCTGAAGTATTAAGTGATCTGCATAGTCAAAAAAGTGTACTCCTAAATCATCTTTGCGATGGATGGCCTGTGTTAATACCTTACGATGCCGATAAAAATCATTTCCCATGCTTAAATAATGGACTTTCTGCCCATTGGGCTGTTATAACTGGATTATGTTTCCCTGTGGCAGAAGATCTTGATTTAACCTCCGTCCCAGGAATTAAAACTAAGGTTGGTGCAAACATTAAGTTATGTCATGTGAAAGAAGGTCAATTTCTGAAACCCTATTTAGATTTTTCTACAAACATGCACGTTTATGCTCATCAAGGAAAAAGTAGGTATATGTCTGTGTGGAATTTAGATAGACTTTTGGACAGTAATCTTAATATGTATGAGGTTGGTAAAAAGTTTTTACCAGATGAATTAGTTCTTCCGGAGAATGATGCGCTTTCTGAATTAAGAAATAAAGCTGTCCTCCTGAAAAAGAAAGCTTCTTGAGCTTTACACTGCTGATTAGTTCTTTTGAGAGACAAAGCTTCTTAATACCCTGTTTGCACTGAGGAAATAGAGCTGCCTTTTTTCAGTGCAATTGCTGTGATCCTACTTCGTGCATTAAGAAAGTCTCTCTCCTTGAGTGACTTTCCAACCTCATTCAGCAACAAAGCAGCAATGTTTTGTCAGTGCGAAAGGGTAATTGTTGTtaagttttcttaatttttaaaagcttcataaggctcttattattattaagttttctaagttttaatttatgattgGAAATAAAATTCCTATGTTATTTTTTAGAGTCATAATAATATAAATGATCATGGGAAAAAGGAACTGAAggcttgttttcttttattttactttacacaTTACTTTAAATGTGTGCTGTATAATGCTTCTTTCAATGATAGCAAACTctttacacattttttgtttttgattacaTAAAATTTACATCATATATGTGAAAAAACTATGTGAAATAGTCATAAGTTCTTTTATTTGAATCGTTTGAAACTTTCCCGGAATATTGTTGAAATGTTATGACAGTGCTTTTAAAATTGTGTATGTTAACTGTATTTTTGTCCAAAAGATGATGAGAGTAGAAGCTTTTTTGGTGTGTTTGTTTcctactatttatttatttatttgtttatgaaaGTTATTCTTATAATTACATTCTCTTTTCTTCATTTGGTTTGTTAATTATTCAATATCATTTGGTGTAGGCTTTATTTAATAGATTCAAgactttaatttctattttgtagATAAAATTATTTATCCCTTAGGGAAATGATTGGTATTCAAGATAGTTGTGACTATtcaacatttcaaaatatactcATAATTTGGATTAATTCTGGATTTATTGACTTAATGTGTTGATTTACTTTGTTTCACTGAAACTAGATGTGTGCATTTGAATTTTGCTGTATTAGTCATACTTGTATACAAACAAATATATGGGTGAATTATTAAATTACATTCTGTTTGAGATGTCTGAGTCatgtcttttttaaaattttgtgaaaattattattaatattttattttattttcattattttcatttttattattttcttacagtttgcatttttttcccttcatattGAAAAACATCCTGTCTGTTTAGTATAAAAAGTATGCCTTAAAATTTTCTAACATGCAGAAGCTCTTATACATGCTTTAGTTTGAGAAACACTATTTATATATACAAGTAACATTTGTACCTGCATTACCAAGGCTCTATCCAGATTTTCCTGGtatgagttttcaaaattttgtggaaatatGTGACTTTGGAAAAGGACTTAGACCATAAATCAAcctattttcctattttttacaaaattaatagcAGGGGCAAATCCAGGAATGttttctcactacctatttttgtaaaagtattcttttttttttttaaatcagcattgattttgtgatcttttaaaggcacattctaatttttgtctcagaaaattatagcaacttaaacattaatttgaaaagtgcaaatgtcattaactaatatttcgaacgtttttttttttgggggggggggggacctaagaGGTAGGGAAAATATCTCTGCATCTCAGCTCAATAagctttgtactgtgtacaattcaggaaatcACCACCCCCTCAAactgatgctaaaagattgcttaaaagcaatttggcgAAAAACAGTGAAACTTGAGTTAAATACTATGAAAAAGTTGTTacctaagcgattgttcatataaatcatcttagcattttattttatgagtaaactctgttttaaacagaaaaacgtgttttctattttaaaacacaggtttttgtgaaacttaggtttttttaatattgtttcttgAATGTGTcgattttcaaagttagttttgtgaagctgctgattttataacttgatttttgtgaaagtaccaaaAAGCGGTAGTAAAATCAACCTATATTGGGTCCTgaatagttttaataaaaatcatatgTATGTAATAAAAGTTTGAGCTTTTAACTGTATAAGAATTAGttgtaaacattttaatttgaaaaataaaaaatacataacaaaGCTATCTTAAAAGcatgtttgaaaagtaaaatattgtttagttttgtaaaaaaaatcatttaattgtttgcattttttgaaaaatcaagttaaGTTACTTATAGTTTTGCAAGagactaaatttaatttttatatgtttagaCCTTTCAAGCTCTCAGTTTTGCCAGTTAAAtaattaatgtactttaaaggACTGTCATAATGCACACCTTAGGACTAAAAGTTTTGCACTACAataaaaaccatggtttttaccatcctgttaaAACTcttgtgtccaaaagtgtccaaaactgcatttttaaagaaactgTATTTTGGGGAGAAAgtgtcaaaaacagaaaaaaaattgtcaaagttCTGTTTtgtattgaatatttattcaatgtgaacattcaagtgtAGATATATATGCAATTTATTTAGACagctgattctaatctagttTCCTAGAAGTTTAATTGTTCATGAAAAATATCAATTTGTAcgcatgaggatttttttttttcataatagtaaCTAAGGATCTCAAtatcggaccaaaaattcaataccagtattcggtattttttaaacataataccggtatttgaaaattcttttaaaatgcttgaaaacatattgtcttattgccacatttcataattttgtacaaaaattgcattaattATGAAAaggtattgtgaacaaatataaaatgaaggaacaaatgtcatgaataaactagtatgttgtggccatcacgaaactttcttctatattttttctttttctgatccctccccatgcttgacgaggaagcaatattcctaacaaaaacaaaattacacatgcaaaaacttgacgaccatcccaatgtctgaattattgtaaaaacaaaacaaagagcgaaaattgaaagttactttaaaagcttaacttgaattaattacaaatattttatttattaacaaacataagatggcaacagttaaaaattttaaatcattgagataatatttcctatcatttccatacaattaaaatcacgagaaatacgcagacgacaatctattacgatttatctttcttattgttgcattaataaaaatatttttattcgcaaaaaaaaaaaaaaaaaaaatcaacacctcttggagcgatcggcgtcaaaatcgaaccaaagcctgtttacatatggattcacatatattccaaatttcaaccagaacgtagcattacttcttgagatagggtactcaaaatggaaaaaaagaacgggtgattgcgctaccccctttttagctgttgacacaaaaataaaatcagttcttatacccactaagggttacttgccgataaatttttctttcattccgttcattatttcttgagatacagcagtcacaattgacgacaaaaaacgttctatagctcaacccccgtttgagttattgacaccaaaattgaatcagcacctgttcctgttaataccaacatatggaccaaattttgtttgattccgccagttacttcctgaggaatagcaagcacgcgtaactcgaaaaacgtcccattgctccaccccccttggaggaattcgcgccaaaaactaatgggcacaagttcacataggggcacatatgtgtactaaatttcgttcgatttcatgcggtagtttttgttgtagagcggccacaaaaaactggtcacacacagatgtgacacacatacatacatacacacacacacacacacacagacagacagacattttccaaaaatggtcgaaatggactcggcacacctcaaaacgttcgaatccgtcaaaattcgaaattcgaaaatttgcacgaatccaatactttcttctatatattagatatagaagaaagtaaaaatcaataatagtgaAAAACATAATGCATAAATTGAACTGTCCCTAAGCCTGCAACTCATTTGAGTGCTCAACTTTTCTACAGCTGAAAATAATTCATCTTCAAATAACTTGGTCTCTTgggtgttatttttggataaattttttttgtgtgtgtgtttcttttgtattgtgtgtattattttATAGCTAGTTGCAAATTCTTCCCTAGAAACGATACTTtttcaatattaacatcatttatcttgagcaggagaggtttgtgctTGCTTTTtgttagccctttggtttgaaatttacgtaggctgttcaataagtaataagactaattttactgccgcaAAACTACTCATCTGAGCGtaatttctgtggcatgaaaaatgtatgttgtctgtattaacaaaagctgCCGATATTTGGCCCTTGCAGACTCATGTTTCTGTGTATCATGTGATTGAATTGAAACCTGTTGACAGGCGCCTACAAGACGCATCCAGTTGTCAAAATGGAAACTTcgttggaacaaagttatgcgattaaagtttgttttcgtctgcaaaaatcagcattGGAGAACTTTGATATGATGCTTGAagatttcaacaatgaaacaatGTTTGGAGTTGGTACTTTCTGTtggcataaagcttttaaggaTGGTAGGCAAAATATGGGTGATATTGAATTGAACGTGAGGACGAGGAAGACAACCTTCAACGTCCATCACAGAGAcagagacaatgattaacactgctgctattatcaTCAAGAGGAAATACAGAATTATTAACATCAGTGATTTCTAGCTGTCTAACTCAACTTAACAAACCCTTatgagcataggcggatttaggactgagttttttttttgtggggggggggggggcaggattttttttttgagcaacatttctaattgccctccccccctcccatgtttttgtctgttttctgtgatgcttaaggccattctttactcttttatgtgttgttttcattactgtgtgtaatcatgctgtcctttttaaattgaccttaaaagagagggggctgctattaagagagtaacgcagtgctcccttttaagtgggatgtAGAATATCTCTAGTTTTAGGGGGccagggggttactcccccggaggaaattatctaaaaaggATATAAaactctgcattttgaagtcttataagggttaattgaaaataataggcaaataattttttttttaagttttacgctttaaaagtgctttgtgatgcaagttaatactttaaaagaaatagtgcacagatttagagaataggtatcaagagagtaacatactacccatttgaacaattcttaatttatacacttgataagaaataaaattgaagcacactttgcttaggagtttcaaagacttgtctaataattttcaaggtttggttggttagattgggtttttggttcaagagccctt from Uloborus diversus isolate 005 chromosome 5, Udiv.v.3.1, whole genome shotgun sequence encodes:
- the LOC129222127 gene encoding actin maturation protease-like isoform X1, giving the protein MQNPPLRAQSPPPPPPPPLPPSASSCMSLSNIDKGFVPNTEVNSIHSHNLLRFQENIPSNNSGQILAFNKPVNYVLQSGRTCGVVALSMASQLIKNVDPDTIYMSALIRGFSKGGELFSAYNVAVLAEDLLNCDAEVLSDLHSQKSVLLNHLCDGWPVLIPYDADKNHFPCLNNGLSAHWAVITGLCFPVAEDLDLTSVPGIKTKVGANIKLCHVKEGQFLKPYLDFSTNMHVYAHQGKSRYMSVWNLDRLLDSNLNMYEVGKKFLPDELVLPENDALSELRNKAVLLKKKAS